One Pyrofollis japonicus DNA window includes the following coding sequences:
- a CDS encoding TrmH family RNA methyltransferase produces the protein MNIGIVFYHPKNHLNLHDVAYIAYSVRAPLYVVKRPNTDYKLELLPEKVSRYIVLVNDIKEVVEKENSSVFLVIETYATTYVTEVEIDPNQRLIIVIGAEDYGLPVQELAKIGNYKLAKIPVAVEGMSYNVVSSLVMTLYELKRRYSEAK, from the coding sequence ATGAACATTGGCATTGTCTTCTACCATCCCAAAAACCACCTTAATCTACATGATGTCGCCTATATAGCGTACAGTGTTAGGGCACCGCTCTATGTCGTAAAAAGGCCGAATACGGATTATAAGCTTGAGCTGTTGCCGGAAAAGGTTAGTCGCTATATAGTCTTAGTTAATGATATTAAAGAGGTTGTTGAAAAAGAAAACAGCAGTGTTTTCCTAGTTATAGAGACATATGCCACGACCTACGTAACTGAGGTAGAAATAGATCCAAATCAACGCCTTATTATAGTCATAGGTGCCGAAGACTACGGACTACCTGTTCAGGAGCTTGCGAAAATAGGTAACTACAAGCTGGCAAAGATACCGGTCGCCGTGGAGGGTATGAGCTATAATGTTGTCTCGTCGCTTGTTATGACGCTATATGAGCTTAAAAGACGCTATAGTGAAGCCAAATAA
- the folE gene encoding GTP cyclohydrolase I FolE, whose translation MNIDKEKVKNAVRMILEAIGEDPNREGLKETPQRVADMLEEILGGYDVEEEYAWFTESSDLVVVSGIRFFSLCEHHLLPFFGVAHVAYLPRGKVIGLSKIVKIVHKYSRRLQIQERMTKQIADEVIKATGSPDVMVVTEAIHLCMTMRGVRSPSPTVVAAIRGAFIAKDSLKEEVYNIIKPYRFTRLPL comes from the coding sequence ATGAACATAGATAAGGAGAAAGTGAAAAATGCAGTCAGGATGATTTTAGAAGCCATAGGTGAGGACCCAAATAGAGAAGGATTGAAGGAGACCCCTCAACGCGTAGCCGACATGCTTGAGGAGATACTCGGCGGATACGATGTTGAAGAGGAGTACGCATGGTTTACTGAAAGCAGCGACCTTGTTGTAGTCAGCGGCATTAGGTTCTTTAGCTTATGCGAACACCATTTACTACCATTCTTCGGCGTAGCTCATGTAGCTTATCTTCCTAGAGGGAAAGTAATAGGTCTAAGCAAGATAGTAAAGATTGTTCATAAGTATTCACGTCGACTACAAATACAAGAACGCATGACTAAGCAGATAGCAGATGAAGTCATAAAAGCCACTGGCTCGCCGGACGTAATGGTTGTGACAGAGGCAATCCACCTTTGCATGACAATGCGTGGCGTAAGATCGCCCTCTCCAACAGTAGTAGCTGCAATACGAGGAGCATTCATAGCAAAAGACTCGTTGAAAGAGGAAGTGTATAACATAATAAAGCCGTACCGCTTTACGAGACTACCTCTCTAA
- the ppa gene encoding inorganic diphosphatase, translating to MASVHERIGPGEKAPDLVNVLIEIPMGSNIKYEFDEEKEIIIVDRFLYTAMVYPFNYGFIPGTLEEDGDPVDVLVISSMPVLPGTIIEAKPIGILEMEDEEGPDSKIIAVPKEKVDPIYGRINDVDELPEIIKSKIKHFFEHYKELEPGKWTRVTGFKGAENAKEKIRQAIERFKKK from the coding sequence ATGGCTTCGGTGCATGAGCGTATAGGACCTGGAGAAAAAGCCCCAGATCTCGTAAACGTCTTAATAGAGATACCTATGGGGAGCAATATTAAATATGAATTTGACGAAGAAAAGGAAATAATTATAGTTGATAGATTCCTCTACACGGCGATGGTGTATCCATTCAATTATGGATTCATCCCGGGCACGCTTGAGGAAGACGGAGACCCAGTAGATGTCTTGGTCATATCCTCTATGCCTGTTCTACCGGGTACAATAATTGAAGCTAAACCTATTGGGATACTTGAGATGGAGGATGAAGAGGGCCCTGATAGCAAAATTATCGCGGTTCCTAAGGAAAAAGTTGATCCTATATATGGCCGTATAAACGATGTGGATGAGCTTCCCGAAATAATTAAGTCAAAAATAAAGCACTTCTTTGAGCACTACAAGGAGCTTGAACCCGGCAAATGGACAAGAGTGACTGGGTTCAAAGGAGCCGAGAACGCTAAGGAAAAAATAAGGCAGGCAATTGAACGATTTAAGAAAAAATAA
- a CDS encoding ARMT1-like domain-containing protein: MKLTPTCIACTLARRAAEIETLKIDNSKKLGLYRDLLEAVSLYIGPDIEVVVLESVVFRRFKTLLGGKNIYDNIIESKLPTALTRAREIRGMLNNKGLEEKLRLSMYAAALASGYTPLEVNEKILDEPPGPADLALIGSSIKVGKDDTEKVIGFLKDLSSKGGKVIYLFGSIFELPYDTIVVEILSEELGLSVAGVVRSSRYRDYVVANDLEVHGTANYLDEVIDLGNDALTVTKEEHPHIYDQLNEADLVLIKGVEQTIYFHNNPLSAPYVYMFMAPCIIVSKALNIPIRSLNIYAGNMDQSQDRTSSSMPKGCQPGFFHSSVDMDPILL, translated from the coding sequence TTGAAGTTAACACCGACGTGTATAGCATGTACTCTGGCGAGAAGAGCAGCTGAAATCGAGACACTTAAGATAGATAATAGTAAAAAACTTGGTCTTTATCGTGACCTACTTGAAGCTGTTAGTTTGTACATTGGTCCTGACATAGAAGTCGTAGTTCTCGAATCCGTTGTATTTAGAAGGTTTAAAACACTTCTAGGTGGCAAAAACATCTATGACAATATTATCGAGTCTAAGCTTCCTACGGCACTAACTAGAGCGCGCGAGATCAGGGGCATGTTGAACAATAAGGGTCTTGAAGAGAAGTTAAGGCTCTCAATGTATGCTGCTGCATTAGCTTCCGGGTATACTCCTCTTGAGGTAAACGAGAAGATTCTGGACGAACCTCCTGGGCCTGCTGATCTAGCGCTTATCGGCTCGAGCATCAAAGTCGGCAAGGATGATACAGAGAAAGTTATTGGCTTCTTGAAAGACTTGAGTAGTAAGGGCGGTAAGGTAATATATCTATTTGGCTCCATATTTGAATTGCCCTATGATACTATAGTCGTTGAAATTCTTAGTGAAGAGCTAGGCTTAAGCGTCGCTGGGGTTGTGAGGAGTTCACGGTATCGAGACTATGTAGTAGCTAATGACTTAGAGGTGCATGGTACAGCGAATTATCTTGACGAGGTTATTGATTTAGGTAATGATGCTTTAACAGTTACAAAAGAGGAGCATCCGCATATATATGACCAACTTAATGAGGCCGATCTCGTCCTCATTAAAGGCGTTGAACAAACGATATATTTCCATAATAATCCCTTAAGTGCTCCCTATGTTTACATGTTTATGGCTCCATGCATCATTGTCTCTAAGGCGCTTAATATTCCCATACGTAGCCTCAATATATACGCAGGCAATATGGATCAGAGTCAGGATAGGACCTCGTCATCCATGCCAAAGGGATGTCAGCCGGGGTTCTTTCACTCATCCGTAGATATGGATCCAATCCTACTCTGA
- a CDS encoding radical SAM protein, with translation MCPHCATSSGEFKLKGFDPVRLGLRLEQLVQKNSSRKYYRFRATRFYGGIATGDVVGCNLRCIFCWSGRARDDPRLGFFVDPEQAFNKLHRIASQHKYRYIRLSYGEPTIGWRHLVSLLDLVESSNYIFILETNGILLGAFKERARDLSRYTRLHVRVSIKACSPELFAKLTLAKPEGLEYQLAAVNNLADYNVSFHVALFLSYGDDKCWQNLVNRLIEIVGPRIVDNIEPEYLVLYPNTKRRLKFYEKILGIKPRIVYEP, from the coding sequence ATGTGTCCTCATTGTGCTACCAGTAGCGGAGAATTTAAACTAAAAGGTTTTGACCCTGTAAGGCTCGGTCTGCGTTTAGAGCAGCTCGTGCAAAAGAACTCCTCAAGGAAGTATTATCGCTTTCGTGCAACGCGCTTCTACGGAGGAATAGCGACCGGCGATGTTGTGGGCTGTAATCTTAGGTGTATTTTTTGTTGGAGCGGACGTGCACGTGATGACCCACGGCTCGGCTTCTTTGTTGACCCGGAGCAAGCATTCAACAAGCTTCACAGAATTGCTTCGCAGCATAAATATAGGTATATAAGGCTCTCATATGGTGAGCCAACAATAGGGTGGAGGCATCTAGTTAGTCTCCTAGACCTAGTAGAGAGCAGCAACTACATCTTCATACTCGAGACAAATGGCATACTTCTTGGTGCTTTTAAGGAACGAGCCCGCGATTTGTCGAGATACACTAGACTCCATGTGCGAGTTTCTATAAAGGCGTGTAGCCCTGAACTCTTTGCAAAGCTCACTCTCGCAAAGCCTGAAGGTCTTGAATACCAGCTTGCAGCTGTGAATAATCTTGCTGACTACAACGTTAGCTTTCACGTGGCGCTTTTTCTTTCATACGGGGACGATAAATGCTGGCAAAACCTAGTTAATAGGCTTATAGAAATAGTAGGGCCAAGAATAGTTGATAACATCGAGCCCGAGTACCTAGTACTTTACCCTAATACAAAGCGAAGGCTCAAATTCTACGAGAAGATACTAGGTATAAAGCCTAGGATTGTTTATGAGCCTTAA
- a CDS encoding tRNA guanosine transglycosylase family protein, whose translation MGGFKLILGTPIQAVPRPWLHLPIEGVMVNAYEILNYGLSKVRGRGLRKLLGLDKTDIELWIDSGGYQFLSRGVNPGVDKIAKVYREVDADFYIGLDFPPGPRDDSRTRAMKIAKTVSSFMSLKNMLRGLVEEGRLIPVFHMAVGESLRLQLRIYESHSITAAVGGLIPHIMQLSGKGSRLKAVIFLMLLRKLWRGKLHALGLASAAMIPLLKAIGIDSGDTQTWRHKAAYGKIIIPSMGERHISGRRVRFGPAVLKPNELPVFEHYVKKVSSILGTEISPMLLSQNFEARALFNAYVLLEMANNGAVYRGPSKAFLKLFERIEQFKKMSASELESELAKLLALQEELVNEYRTVKTVSDVSTGVLSAEIEARSQT comes from the coding sequence ATGGGCGGTTTCAAGCTTATTCTTGGGACGCCAATCCAAGCTGTTCCCCGTCCATGGCTCCATCTTCCGATTGAGGGGGTAATGGTCAATGCCTATGAAATACTCAACTATGGATTAAGCAAGGTCCGCGGAAGAGGGTTACGTAAACTTCTCGGATTGGATAAGACAGATATTGAACTATGGATAGACAGCGGCGGCTACCAATTCTTATCAAGGGGGGTGAACCCAGGAGTAGATAAAATAGCTAAGGTGTATAGAGAAGTTGACGCAGACTTCTATATAGGTCTCGATTTCCCGCCAGGCCCCCGAGATGACAGTCGTACTCGGGCGATGAAAATAGCAAAAACTGTGTCAAGCTTTATGAGCTTGAAGAACATGTTAAGAGGTCTCGTTGAAGAAGGTAGGCTTATTCCCGTATTTCACATGGCTGTTGGGGAGTCGCTAAGGCTCCAGCTACGCATATATGAATCACATAGCATAACGGCAGCGGTTGGCGGCCTCATTCCTCACATTATGCAGCTCTCGGGTAAAGGTTCTAGGCTAAAAGCCGTCATTTTTCTCATGCTTTTACGGAAGCTCTGGAGAGGAAAGCTTCATGCATTAGGCTTAGCATCTGCTGCCATGATTCCGCTACTGAAGGCTATCGGCATTGATAGTGGGGATACACAGACATGGAGACATAAAGCCGCTTACGGGAAAATAATTATCCCCTCTATGGGTGAAAGGCATATCAGTGGACGTAGGGTTCGGTTTGGTCCTGCTGTATTGAAGCCTAATGAACTCCCGGTTTTCGAGCATTATGTTAAGAAAGTCTCAAGTATCCTCGGCACCGAGATTTCACCAATGCTTCTTTCGCAGAACTTTGAGGCACGTGCACTCTTTAATGCCTACGTTCTCTTAGAAATGGCAAATAATGGCGCGGTTTATAGAGGTCCTAGTAAGGCCTTCTTGAAGCTATTTGAGAGGATAGAGCAGTTCAAGAAGATGAGCGCTAGTGAGCTTGAATCTGAGCTGGCAAAACTGCTTGCTCTACAAGAGGAGCTTGTTAACGAGTATCGTACGGTGAAAACAGTTAGCGATGTAAGTACTGGCGTTCTTAGTGCGGAGATAGAGGCTCGTAGCCAAACGTAG
- the feoB gene encoding ferrous iron transport protein B, whose product MPGTHTLRRGSCDYIVALLGAPNTGKTTLFNVLTGSSEFVANWPGVTVAVKTAVLRLNNKRYCIIDLPGTYSILGDTAEERVTRDFLFKNQVDAIIVLADATNLERGLYLPLEVMQIFDNVIIVLTKGDEAEKKGLQIDVEGLSKELGVPVVLVSALEGWGINEILQTLQQLIEQKALKPSPKRVRIPSIEEPLNKIVSLLRQEGISEKRAKWIALALLRGYEWPYDFLRSELGKRAEKIISELRRIVKEVEAKGVDLSIEIPKALFDEASRLYESYVRASEYAAEVVPQISLLDRLLLNPVTGPIISALASIAIIFTAYLIATGSPLDILLDYLGFHKAAEIVSEYNLVNLVAMFMDWIASLVESNISNPIIERMLGEGLLSSSYGVGLVVSFLPLVAVMMLILGLLEDSGILARLAVGFDPIFRRFGVSGKALFPMLVSFGCNVPGVLSTRIMEGEEERRAVMFALPFIPCQARLVVILAFAHVYFSNPLERALAVFIAYAVPIAAFLLTIKLFAVMKGVEPFEIALELPPVKRPSIKVAWWFTWDKIKHFLVRAGTIIAVASIILWVLANYGPNGYLHYSDQEYDPSKSYAASIGRAMAPYVELMIGTNESLAWRIGFGLLGGFLAKEVFLDSLAAVSPASIDNEEEFATLKAYPLEAWQALALLLAVTLYVPCVATMGAIYSESRSIKFTTAVIAYDLVIATLAALLVRAIALLI is encoded by the coding sequence GTGCCAGGCACGCACACGCTACGACGCGGAAGCTGTGACTACATAGTAGCATTGCTCGGCGCACCTAATACTGGCAAGACTACGCTATTTAACGTACTAACAGGTTCAAGCGAATTTGTCGCCAACTGGCCCGGCGTAACTGTAGCTGTAAAAACAGCAGTCCTACGGCTTAATAACAAACGATACTGTATTATCGACTTGCCTGGCACATATTCAATTCTAGGCGATACTGCTGAGGAACGAGTTACACGGGACTTTCTATTCAAAAACCAAGTTGACGCCATAATTGTACTTGCAGATGCAACGAACCTTGAAAGGGGCTTATACCTTCCTCTCGAAGTCATGCAGATATTTGACAACGTCATCATAGTGCTAACAAAGGGCGATGAAGCAGAGAAGAAGGGGTTGCAAATAGATGTTGAAGGGCTTAGCAAGGAGCTAGGCGTGCCAGTGGTCCTTGTAAGCGCTCTTGAGGGATGGGGTATCAACGAGATCTTACAGACACTGCAGCAGCTTATTGAACAAAAGGCATTGAAACCAAGCCCCAAGCGAGTTAGAATTCCTAGCATCGAAGAACCACTTAACAAGATAGTGTCACTCTTAAGACAAGAGGGGATTAGCGAAAAACGTGCAAAATGGATTGCATTAGCGCTACTTCGCGGTTATGAATGGCCCTATGACTTCCTCAGAAGTGAGCTAGGAAAACGTGCTGAGAAAATAATATCTGAGTTAAGGAGAATAGTCAAAGAGGTTGAAGCAAAGGGCGTAGACCTCTCGATAGAGATTCCGAAGGCATTGTTCGATGAAGCCTCAAGGCTGTATGAATCCTATGTACGAGCTAGTGAGTATGCAGCAGAGGTTGTGCCTCAGATATCGCTGCTTGACCGTCTTCTCCTAAACCCAGTTACGGGACCAATAATCAGCGCCTTAGCCTCAATAGCAATAATCTTTACAGCATATTTAATTGCAACGGGTTCGCCCCTAGATATACTCCTAGACTATCTAGGCTTTCATAAGGCAGCTGAAATTGTCTCTGAGTATAATCTGGTTAATCTCGTAGCGATGTTCATGGACTGGATCGCCTCGCTAGTGGAATCGAATATTAGTAACCCAATAATTGAGCGCATGCTGGGCGAGGGCCTACTCTCCTCAAGCTATGGTGTTGGATTAGTGGTTAGTTTTCTCCCGCTAGTAGCAGTGATGATGCTGATACTGGGCCTACTTGAGGATTCTGGTATACTTGCACGACTCGCGGTAGGATTTGACCCTATATTTAGACGGTTTGGCGTTAGTGGAAAAGCCTTATTCCCCATGCTCGTCAGCTTTGGATGCAATGTGCCGGGCGTCTTGTCAACAAGGATAATGGAAGGCGAGGAGGAAAGGCGTGCAGTGATGTTTGCACTGCCCTTTATCCCGTGCCAGGCAAGGCTGGTGGTAATCCTAGCATTCGCGCATGTGTATTTCAGTAATCCCCTAGAAAGGGCGCTGGCTGTATTCATAGCATATGCTGTTCCGATAGCGGCTTTCCTTTTAACAATAAAGTTGTTTGCGGTCATGAAGGGGGTAGAGCCGTTTGAAATAGCATTGGAGCTTCCGCCAGTAAAGAGGCCGTCCATAAAAGTTGCATGGTGGTTTACATGGGACAAGATAAAGCATTTCTTAGTAAGGGCTGGAACAATAATAGCCGTAGCAAGTATTATACTATGGGTATTGGCAAACTACGGGCCAAACGGCTACCTACACTACTCCGATCAAGAATATGATCCGTCTAAGAGTTATGCTGCAAGCATTGGTCGTGCAATGGCGCCATATGTTGAGCTAATGATAGGTACAAATGAGAGCCTTGCTTGGAGAATAGGCTTCGGCTTGCTAGGGGGATTCCTAGCTAAGGAGGTATTCCTTGACTCATTAGCAGCGGTTTCACCTGCAAGCATAGATAACGAAGAAGAGTTTGCAACGCTTAAGGCATATCCACTTGAGGCTTGGCAGGCACTGGCATTGTTGCTTGCAGTAACGCTTTACGTGCCATGTGTTGCTACAATGGGTGCAATTTACTCTGAGAGCCGCAGTATAAAGTTCACAACGGCAGTGATAGCATACGACTTGGTAATAGCGACACTGGCAGCCCTACTGGTCAGAGCAATAGCTCTACTAATCTAG
- a CDS encoding Glu/Leu/Phe/Val family dehydrogenase yields the protein MAQDSTRLLVEAEKILRRAVIDLLGYDEDTFEALRHPERVIQVKIPVRMDNGKVKVFIGWRSEHNSALGPYKGGIRYHPETTKEEVIALSMMMTWKNALAGLPYGGGKGGVRVDPHALSPRELEELSRGFIRGIYKYIGPDKDIPAPDVYTNPQIMAWMMDEYYRLTGDNAFAMITGKPKILGGMETRIIATGFGTAVAARETAKRLWGGIEGKKVAVQGYGNAGYYAAKFLHEMGAIIVAVSDSKGGIYSSKGLNPDEVLEVKKKTGSVINYDKAEKKITNEELLELDVDVLVPAAIEDVITEENMDKIKAKLIVEAANGPTTAEADVYLSTKKGVVIVPDILANAGGVIMSHIEWMNNRMGGYISEEEAKRRLEQKMAENVAAVWDFWHKELDPKKHTMRDAAYALAVKRVIEAMKLRGWL from the coding sequence GTGGCCCAAGACTCTACTCGTCTTCTAGTCGAAGCCGAAAAAATACTCCGCCGTGCAGTCATCGATCTCCTAGGTTACGACGAAGACACCTTTGAAGCCCTACGTCATCCCGAAAGAGTAATCCAGGTCAAAATCCCGGTTAGAATGGATAACGGGAAAGTCAAAGTCTTCATTGGTTGGAGAAGTGAGCACAATAGCGCCCTAGGTCCCTATAAGGGAGGAATTAGATATCACCCCGAGACTACGAAAGAGGAAGTTATCGCTCTAAGCATGATGATGACCTGGAAGAACGCACTTGCAGGCCTCCCATATGGAGGCGGTAAGGGCGGTGTACGTGTAGACCCACACGCCCTCTCCCCGCGAGAGTTAGAAGAGCTATCAAGAGGATTCATTCGCGGCATTTACAAGTACATCGGTCCCGACAAGGATATCCCCGCTCCAGACGTATATACAAATCCTCAGATTATGGCCTGGATGATGGATGAATACTACAGGTTAACCGGCGACAACGCCTTTGCAATGATAACGGGCAAGCCAAAGATACTAGGAGGCATGGAGACACGAATCATAGCTACAGGATTTGGCACAGCAGTTGCTGCAAGAGAGACCGCTAAAAGACTATGGGGCGGCATTGAGGGTAAGAAAGTCGCTGTGCAGGGATACGGTAACGCCGGCTACTATGCTGCAAAGTTCTTGCACGAAATGGGCGCAATAATAGTTGCAGTAAGCGATAGCAAAGGCGGCATCTATAGCAGCAAGGGCCTCAACCCAGACGAGGTACTCGAAGTGAAGAAGAAGACCGGCAGCGTCATAAACTATGATAAGGCCGAGAAAAAGATAACCAACGAAGAACTCCTAGAACTCGATGTAGACGTGCTAGTACCAGCAGCAATCGAGGACGTAATAACAGAAGAGAACATGGACAAGATAAAGGCGAAACTAATAGTAGAGGCGGCAAACGGCCCAACAACTGCCGAAGCTGACGTATATCTATCGACGAAGAAGGGAGTAGTAATAGTACCCGACATACTTGCCAACGCTGGTGGCGTCATCATGAGCCACATAGAGTGGATGAACAACAGAATGGGTGGCTACATAAGCGAAGAGGAGGCGAAGCGCAGGCTAGAACAGAAGATGGCCGAGAACGTTGCAGCAGTATGGGACTTCTGGCACAAAGAGCTTGATCCGAAGAAGCATACAATGAGAGACGCAGCCTACGCTCTAGCAGTAAAGCGCGTAATTGAGGCAATGAAGCTACGCGGCTGGCTCTAA
- the gyaR gene encoding glyoxylate reductase has translation MKPRLFITRRLPGPCFDRLLEEFDAEVWPEWRNPPYDIIAEKASEVDGLVTLLTDRIDCKVIETGSRNKLRIIAQYAVGYDNIDVECATRHRVYVTNTPDVLTEAVAELTWGLILAAARHIVHADAYVRRGDWYNSGTAWHPELMLGLELRGKTLGIVGFGRIGRAVARIGAHGFGMRVLYYSRHRADPLIEKEIGAEYVPLYVLLRESDIVSIHVPLNNETRHMISEPELRLMKPTAILVNTARGAVVDTKALVKALQEHWIAAAALDVFEEEPLPPDHPLTKLDNVVLAPHIGSATRRAREAMTCAVLENLLAFKNGKVPPNLVNQDVVSKTPPGFSIGQL, from the coding sequence GTGAAGCCCCGCCTCTTTATTACTCGTAGGCTTCCTGGTCCATGCTTCGATAGATTACTTGAAGAATTTGATGCAGAGGTTTGGCCTGAGTGGAGAAATCCCCCCTACGATATTATTGCCGAAAAGGCATCCGAAGTTGATGGATTAGTCACGCTCCTTACTGATAGAATAGACTGCAAGGTAATAGAGACAGGTTCGAGAAACAAATTAAGAATAATAGCACAGTACGCGGTAGGCTACGACAACATAGATGTGGAGTGCGCAACAAGGCATCGCGTCTATGTAACGAATACGCCAGATGTACTAACAGAAGCCGTTGCCGAACTAACATGGGGACTAATCCTTGCTGCCGCTCGACATATCGTGCATGCTGACGCATATGTAAGAAGAGGAGACTGGTACAACAGTGGCACCGCATGGCATCCCGAACTTATGCTCGGCTTAGAGCTTCGAGGAAAGACGCTCGGAATAGTAGGGTTCGGAAGAATAGGTAGAGCTGTTGCGAGAATAGGAGCCCACGGCTTCGGTATGCGCGTGCTCTATTACAGTAGGCACCGAGCTGACCCATTAATTGAAAAAGAAATTGGAGCCGAGTACGTGCCGCTGTACGTGCTGCTAAGGGAGTCAGATATAGTATCGATACATGTCCCATTAAATAACGAGACCCGGCATATGATTTCAGAACCCGAGCTTAGACTCATGAAGCCTACAGCGATACTAGTTAATACTGCTAGAGGCGCAGTTGTTGATACAAAGGCACTCGTTAAGGCGTTGCAAGAGCACTGGATAGCTGCAGCAGCACTTGATGTGTTTGAGGAAGAGCCATTGCCTCCAGATCATCCGTTAACGAAGCTAGATAATGTTGTACTCGCTCCCCACATAGGTAGTGCTACTCGTAGGGCAAGAGAAGCGATGACATGTGCCGTTTTGGAGAACCTATTGGCGTTTAAGAATGGTAAAGTTCCACCAAACCTAGTAAATCAAGATGTTGTTAGCAAAACTCCGCCAGGATTCAGTATAGGGCAACTATAG
- a CDS encoding deoxyuridine 5'-triphosphate nucleotidohydrolase: protein MALPGHLAAVIVSTVLPEQIQPAGVDLRIAEVHAFLEKGFLGTGSERKLPRTRKIVDNNGVWDLAPGAYKIVFADIVEVPSTAIGFCLPRSSLLRMGALIACGFWDPGYRGRGEALLVVGNENGIRIARGARIAQLAFIRVNPPPIFPYSGYYQGERLEDNRNGKNAGQGVSRNTSTHS, encoded by the coding sequence ATGGCTCTTCCAGGCCATCTCGCAGCAGTAATTGTTAGCACAGTACTCCCAGAGCAGATTCAGCCCGCAGGTGTTGATTTAAGAATAGCAGAAGTACATGCTTTTCTTGAGAAGGGTTTTCTCGGCACTGGTTCTGAGAGAAAGCTCCCAAGGACTAGAAAAATCGTTGACAATAATGGTGTTTGGGACTTAGCACCAGGAGCCTATAAGATCGTGTTCGCCGATATAGTAGAGGTGCCTTCAACCGCAATAGGGTTCTGCCTACCAAGGAGCTCGTTGCTACGAATGGGTGCACTGATAGCGTGTGGATTCTGGGACCCGGGTTACCGGGGACGTGGCGAGGCGCTCCTAGTAGTTGGGAACGAGAACGGAATTCGCATTGCCCGTGGAGCGCGAATAGCACAGCTCGCATTCATAAGAGTTAATCCGCCACCAATTTTCCCCTATAGTGGATACTACCAAGGCGAGAGACTAGAAGACAATAGGAATGGCAAAAACGCCGGCCAAGGCGTATCTCGGAACACTTCTACTCATTCGTGA
- a CDS encoding 6-pyruvoyl trahydropterin synthase family protein produces MYGVCVSKWVSVALRLSSPYLQGSPLHGHDYKVKVCVEGPLGSDNKVIDHLELLALLDECLRDINYKYLNDVLGVENPTAELMTSHIASCISTRLKRDGLRIVLVEACTPSDLCSYYKPLSQHK; encoded by the coding sequence ATGTATGGTGTATGTGTTTCTAAATGGGTCTCAGTGGCGCTTCGCCTTTCTTCTCCGTATTTGCAAGGTTCTCCTCTACACGGACATGACTATAAAGTCAAGGTTTGTGTTGAAGGGCCCCTGGGCAGTGATAACAAGGTTATAGATCACTTAGAGCTACTTGCGTTGCTTGATGAGTGTCTTCGCGACATAAACTACAAGTACTTGAACGATGTGCTAGGGGTTGAGAATCCCACAGCAGAGCTAATGACAAGCCACATAGCTTCGTGCATTAGTACTAGGCTTAAGAGAGACGGTCTAAGAATAGTACTAGTTGAGGCATGTACTCCGTCAGACCTCTGCTCCTATTATAAGCCTTTGTCTCAACATAAGTGA